Proteins from one Thalassophryne amazonica chromosome 20, fThaAma1.1, whole genome shotgun sequence genomic window:
- the LOC117501899 gene encoding uncharacterized protein LOC117501899, with amino-acid sequence MPPKKKRAMVKNSTTGHGHGWVRHAAAQGAPEEPAPVIEDVPAPSETEAVSTAPPPGSLIEIITEVLQPAAQFYFEAAKSPKKRKRELVTADFTVEQEQEMVDWLKAPEQDCILNKKHRNYIKKGLKDTLWEQKAREMGKASDQLKKWYINMRTRFGKLKQTPSGSSNNELTARDRWILHHFEFLSPHLVVQVKKRVTLSMKTKVQARAASTTTAGAPQSESDAADHQPPTAAQSDIDTCLGCRSGATDDAEATMSNIAELQRQLQNKLSNTETSRFLTNHGSRFKVSPVFDVMPPRKKTAMVKNSTTGHGHGWVRRAAAQGAPEEPAPVIEDVPAPSETDAESTAPPPGSLIEIITEVLQPAAQFFFEAAKSPKKRKRELVTADFTEEQEQEMVDWLKAPEQDCILNKKHRNYIKKGLKDTLWEQKAREMGKASNQLKKWYINMRTRFGKLKQTPSGSSNNELTARDRWILHHFEFLSPHLVVQVKKRVTLQMKTKVQARAALTTTAGAPQSESDAADHQPPTAAQSDTDTSLGCRSGATDDAELKRQLQIKLSNTEKSPLQRQKDTFTDFMKEVTYTFPPPMWLRFQSEVSNLLQRYQFELHQVLPTQTQQQRGEFLMPCAPAPIPGPSSQQCCSVGWKPHPGQVHRPTSVWGSQ; translated from the exons ATGCCGCCAAAGAAGAAGAGAGCCATGGTCAAGAACTCCACCACTGGCCACGGCCATGGATGGGTCAGACATGCTGCAGCCCAAGGAGCCCCTGAAGAGCCAGCTCCTGTTATTGAAGATGTCCCAGCACCTTCAGAGACTGAAGCTGTGTCCACAGCCCCTCCCCCTGGTTCCCTGATAGAGATAATCACAGAGGTTCTTCAGCCAGCAGCACAGTTCTATTTTGAGGCTGCCAAGTCCCCGAAGAAGCGCAAGAGGGAGCTGGTAACAGCTGACTTCACCGTGGAGCAGGAACAGGAAATGGTTGACTGGCTCAAGGCCCCTGAGCAAGATTGCATCCTCAACAAAAAGCACCGCAACTACATCAAGAAGGGCCTGAAGGacacgctctgggaacagaaggcCAGGGAGATGGGCAAAGCCAGTGACCAGCTGAAGAAGTGGTACATCAACATGAGAACCAGGTTTGGCAAGCTGAAGCAGACTCCCTCAGGTTCCAGCAACAATGAGCTGACTGCACGGGACCGCTGGATCCTGCACCACTTTGAATTTCTCAGCCCCCACCTCGTTGTCCAGGTCAAAAAGAGAGTCACTCTCAGT ATGAAGACCAAGGTCCAAGCCAGAGCAGCTTCGACCACCACAGCAGGAGCTCCGCAGTCTGAGTCTGATGCTGCTGATCATCAGCCCCCTACAGCCGCTCAGTCTGATATAGACACTTGCTTGGGGTGCAGGTCCGGGGCTACTGATGATGCTGAGGCCACCATGAGCAACATTGCTGAACTGCaaagacagctgcaaaacaagctCTCTAATACTGAGACGTCACGATTTCTGACCAATCACGGCTCAC GTTTCAAAGTTTCACCAGTTTTTGATGTCATGCCGCCAAGGAAGAAGACAGCCATGGTCAAGAACTCCACCACTGGCCACGGCCATGGATGGGTCAGACGTGCTGCAGCCCAAGGAGCCCCTGAAGAGCCAGCTCCTGTTATTGAAGATGTCCCAGCACCTTCAGAGACTGACGCTGAGTCCACAGCCCCTCCCCCTGGTTCCCTGATAGAGATAATCACAGAGGTTCTTCAGCCAGCAGCACAGTTCTTTTTTGAGGCTGCCAAGTCCCCGAAGAAGCGCAAGAGGGAGCTGGTAACAGCTGACTTCACAGAGGAGCAGGAACAGGAAATGGTTGACTGGCTCAAGGCCCCTGAGCAAGATTGCATCCTCAACAAAAAGCACCGCAACTACATCAAGAAGGGCCTGAAGGacacgctctgggaacagaaggcCAGGGAGATGGGCAAGGCCAGTAACCAGCTGAAGAAGTGGTACATCAACATGAGAACCAGGTTTGGCAAGCTGAAGCAGACTCCCTCAGGTTCCAGCAACAATGAGCTGACTGCACGGGACCGCTGGATCCTGCACCACTTTGAATTTCTCAGCCCCCACCTCGTTGTCCAGGTCAAAAAGAGAGTCACTCTC CAGATGAAGACCAAGGTCCAAGCCAGAGCAGCTTTGACCACCACAGCAGGAGCTCCGCAGTCTGAGTCTGATGCCGCTGATCATCAGCCCCCTACAGCCGCTCAGTCTGATACAGACACTTCCTTGGGGTGCAGGTCCGGGGCTACTGATGATGCTGAACTGAAAAGACAGCTGCAAATCAAGCTCTCTAATACTGAGAAGTCACCCCTGCAACGCCAGAAAGACACCTTCACTGACTTCATGAAGGAGGTCACCTACACATTCCCTCCCCCCATGTGGCTGAGGTTCCAGAGTGAAGTCAGCAACCTGTTGCAGAGGtatcagtttgaacttcaccAGGTGCTTCCCACACAGACTCAGCAGCAGCGAGGTGAGTTCCTCATGCCCTGTGCTCCTGCACCTATCCCTGGGCCCAGCAGCCAACAGTGTTGTTCAGTGGGCTGGAAGCCTCATCCAGGACAGGTCCACCGACCGACTTCTGTCTGGGGATCCCAGTAG